The proteins below come from a single Methanolobus chelungpuianus genomic window:
- the fpoI gene encoding F420H2 dehydrogenase subunit FpoI, whose translation MVIKNVIRAVKNIYFGPSVTRMCPEVPTRLSDRFRGLQKLDKSKCIGCGICANTCPNNAIKIVKARVSPTSDKKRWFPSIDIGHCLFCGLCIDQCPHEALSSSKVYLTGIIRYDHCDLLFTPDMLAREVDIRAEKEAGKEVSRWTPQ comes from the coding sequence ATGGTTATCAAGAATGTAATAAGAGCTGTCAAGAACATCTATTTCGGTCCCTCGGTAACCAGGATGTGTCCCGAAGTGCCCACAAGGCTCTCGGACAGGTTCAGAGGGTTGCAGAAGCTTGATAAGAGCAAATGTATCGGCTGCGGGATCTGTGCCAACACCTGCCCAAACAATGCTATCAAGATAGTGAAGGCCAGGGTCAGTCCCACCAGCGACAAGAAGAGATGGTTCCCTTCAATAGATATCGGCCACTGCCTTTTCTGTGGCCTGTGTATAGACCAGTGCCCTCATGAGGCATTGTCGAGCAGCAAGGTTTACCTTACAGGTATAATCCGCTATGATCACTGTGATCTCCTCTTCACACCCGATATGCTGGCTAGAGAGGTTGACATCCGTGCTGAGAAAGAGGCAGGCAAGGAGGTGAGCAGATGGACACCTCAATAG